One Deltaproteobacteria bacterium DNA window includes the following coding sequences:
- the tsf gene encoding translation elongation factor Ts: MAEITAQMVKELRELTSAGMMDCKKALSESGGSMEGAIELLRKKGLKDVTKRAGRVAAEGCIYSYIHTGNQIGVMLELNSETDFVARGQEFNDLARTIAMHVAWAKPLYLSREDVCSEVLEKEKDIFRAQLTPQQQNVADKIISGKLEKFYAENVLLEQLDARDPASKKCIGDLITELSAKVGEKIVLKRFVRFEVGEGVQQNESTDE, encoded by the coding sequence ATGGCTGAAATAACAGCGCAAATGGTAAAGGAACTTAGGGAACTTACATCTGCGGGAATGATGGATTGCAAAAAGGCTCTTTCCGAAAGCGGCGGCAGCATGGAAGGTGCTATTGAGTTGCTTCGAAAAAAGGGGCTTAAGGATGTTACTAAGCGGGCTGGAAGAGTTGCAGCGGAGGGTTGCATTTACTCGTACATTCATACCGGCAACCAAATTGGTGTTATGCTTGAGTTAAACTCTGAGACGGATTTTGTGGCACGTGGGCAGGAGTTTAACGATCTGGCGCGCACGATAGCTATGCATGTCGCTTGGGCTAAGCCTTTATATCTCAGTCGCGAAGACGTATGCTCCGAGGTTTTGGAGAAAGAGAAAGATATTTTTCGCGCGCAACTTACACCACAACAGCAGAACGTTGCCGACAAGATTATTAGCGGCAAGCTTGAAAAGTTTTATGCTGAAAATGTATTGCTCGAGCAGTTAGATGCGCGAGATCCGGCTTCTAAAAAGTGCATTGGCGACTTGATTACCGAACTGAGTGCCAAGGTAGGCGAAAAAATTGTGTTAAAGA
- the rpsB gene encoding 30S ribosomal protein S2 — MQTASGEPKQADLPVRPAAEITLQTLLQAGAHFGHQTSRWHPLMAPYIHSSRNGIHIISLPLTVQCWERTRRAIVDCVANGGSVLFVGTKKQAQDAVVDEAKRCGAYYVHKRWLGGMITNFQTIRKSIERMKKLETLLCDNDQRGKYTKKELLLMDREREKLDFSLGGIRDMYGPPGMMFVIDTRREDIAVKEAQRMDIPIVALVDTNCDPTQIDYPVPSNDDATRAIRLFCEGVCDAILEGKREYHARQRQSRMNKAAVEQPAAEGGSITSGDAGGTTSATAGS; from the coding sequence GTGCAAACTGCTTCGGGCGAACCAAAGCAAGCTGATTTACCGGTTCGGCCAGCGGCAGAGATTACTCTGCAAACACTACTTCAGGCAGGCGCGCATTTTGGTCATCAGACTAGTCGATGGCACCCATTAATGGCACCGTACATACACTCATCTCGTAATGGAATTCACATCATTAGCCTGCCATTAACGGTCCAATGTTGGGAGCGCACGCGTCGAGCGATAGTAGACTGCGTGGCAAATGGAGGTTCTGTGCTATTCGTTGGGACAAAAAAACAAGCGCAGGACGCTGTTGTCGACGAAGCGAAGCGTTGTGGGGCGTATTACGTGCATAAGCGTTGGCTCGGTGGAATGATTACTAACTTTCAAACCATTAGAAAAAGTATCGAGCGCATGAAAAAGCTCGAGACGTTACTTTGCGATAACGATCAAAGGGGAAAGTATACCAAGAAGGAGTTGCTCTTAATGGATCGCGAGCGCGAGAAATTAGATTTCTCCCTTGGCGGGATACGCGACATGTATGGACCACCGGGAATGATGTTTGTCATCGATACTAGGCGAGAAGATATAGCCGTGAAGGAAGCACAGCGCATGGATATTCCCATCGTGGCATTGGTCGATACTAACTGCGATCCTACGCAGATCGATTATCCAGTTCCTTCTAACGACGATGCTACGCGTGCAATCAGGCTTTTTTGCGAAGGAGTGTGCGATGCCATTCTTGAGGGCAAGCGCGAGTATCACGCGCGTCAGCGACAAAGCCGCATGAATAAAGCTGCAGTCGAGCAACCAGCGGCTGAAGGTGGCAGCATCACTTCGGGCGATGCTGGCGGCACGACGTCGGCTACGGCTGGATCGTAG